The following proteins are co-located in the Primulina tabacum isolate GXHZ01 chromosome 11, ASM2559414v2, whole genome shotgun sequence genome:
- the LOC142517936 gene encoding rop guanine nucleotide exchange factor 1, which translates to MGSVTSEDGSEDRCGRSYSLSADVSEAGSSSYDAEEEDGPTSRSMVYSPFAAGGSAAVTPTFSFPVIGGKDVVVWDDKPLKRGSDLSETEMMKERFAKLLLGEDMSGGGKGVCTALAISNAITNLSATVFGELWRLEPLATQKKAMWRREMECLLSVSDSIVELVPSVQQFPGGGTYEVMETRPRSDLHMNLPALKKLDAMLISILDGFRDTEFGYVDRGIVVDDYDKYASGGVLSGRPSVRQEEKWWLPCPKVPGKGLSEVSRKSLQQCRDCTNQLLKAAMAINSNVLTEMEIPAAYVETLPKNGKDCLGDIIYRYITAEQFSPECLLDCLDLSSEHLTLDVVNRTEAAVHVWKLKDRKKHPNSQISKRKLWGGKVKGLVTDCEKNHFLAQRAESLLHSLRLRFPSLPQTALDMNKIQYNKDVGHAILESYSRVMESLAFNIIARIDDVLYVDDTTKRCAAAESLSIFSRGGGFHGLPIQKKMSPSPFSIQHTPYTSPFATPTFCSSPPVPSSPRRSVSPHSKSGLPGLTNHKFEKVVPADLDKLWSYAGNLGSRTVHGDARERD; encoded by the exons ATGGGGAGTGTGACGTCGGAGGACGGGAGTGAGGACAGGTGCGGGAGGAGCTACAGCCTCAGCGCTGACGTCAGCGAGGCGGGGAGTTCGAGTTACGATGCGGAGGAGGAGGATGGGCCCACCTCGAGATCTATGGTTTATTCTCCGTTCGCCGCTGGTGGTTCGGCTGCGGTCACGCCGACTTTCAGTTTTCCGGTGATTGGGGGCAAAGATGTGGTGGTTTGGGATGATAAGCCGCTGAAGCGTGGCTCTGATTTGTCCG AAACCGAAATGATGAAAGAAAGGTTTGCCAAGCTGCTCCTTGGGGAAGACATGTCTGGAGGGGGTAAAGGAGTTTGTACTGCGTTAGCCATTTCAAATGCCATCACCAATCTTTCTG CAACTGTATTTGGAGAGCTGTGGAGGTTGGAGCCGTTGGCTACACAAAAGAAGGCTATGTGGCGCAGAGAAATGGAATGTCTCTTATCTGTGAGTGATTCGATTGTGGAACTCGTGCCTTCAGTGCAGCAATTTCCTGGTGGGGGGACTTACGAGGTTATGGAGACACGACCACGTTCTGATTTGCATATGAATTTACCAGCACTCAAGAAGCTTGACGCAATGTTAATAAGCATTCTTGACGGATTTCGGGACACAGAGTTTGGGTATGTTGACCGTGGGATAGTTGTGGATGACTATGACAAGTATGCCTCGGGAGGTGTTTTGAGCGGGAGGCCTTCAGTAAGGCAGGAAGAGAAGTGGTGGCTTCCATGCCCTAAAGTTCCTGGAAAGGGATTGTCAGAGGTCTCCAGAAAGAGTTTGCAGCAGTGCAGGGATTGCACAAACCAGTTACTGAAGGCAGCCATGGCCATTAATAGCAATGTACTTACTGAGATGGAAATACCAGCTGCCTATGTGGAAACCTTACCCAAG AATGGAAAAGATTGCCTGGGTGATATCATCTATCGCTACATAACTGCTGAGCAGTTCTCACCAGAATGTCTTCTTGATTGCCTAGACTTGTCATCAGAACATCTTACTCTTGATGTTGTAAATAGAACCGAGGCAGCTGTGCATGTGTGGAAGCTGAAAGACCGGAAGAAACACCCCAATTCTCAGATATCTAAAAGAAAGTTATGGGGTGGTAAGGTGAAGGGCCTTGTTACTGATTGTGAAAAGAATCACTTCTTGGCGCAACGCGCAGAGTCTCTGTTACATAGCCTTAGACTTAGGTTTCCAAGTCTTCCACAAACTGCACTTGATATGAacaaaatccagtacaacaAG GATGTTGGACATGCAATTCTTGAAAGCTACTCGAGGGTTATGGAAAGCTTAGCGTTCAACATAATCGCTAGGATTGATGATGTCCTGTATGTAGATGACACCACCAAGCGCTGTGCTGCTGCTGAGTCTCTGTCAATTTTTAGTAGGGGAGGAGGCTTCCATGGGTTACCTATTCAAAAGAAGATGTCACCAAGTCCATTCTCAATCCAGCACACACCTTACACATCCCCGTTCGCAACTCCAACATTTTGTTCGTCGCCTCCAGTCCCCAGTAGCCCTAGAAGGTCTGTCTCTCCACACAGTAAGAGTGGTCTCCCAGGATTGACAAACCACAAATTCGAGAAAGTGGTCCCTGCCGACTTGGATAAACTCTGGTCATATGCTGGCAATCTTGGTTCCAGAACTGTTCATGGGGATGCTCGGGAGCGTGACTGA
- the LOC142519796 gene encoding indole-3-acetic acid-induced protein ARG7-like, producing the protein MGKYTKIGHIVRIHQMLSAWRKKKPLRSDVPPGHVAMCVGSNGRRFVVRTTYLNHPIFRQLLREAEEEYGFANQSGPLAIPCDESVFEEILVFVSRAESGLKRSYRGSIRSQDFGFSRICFMPIDVHIRVNLFRYKGAMAC; encoded by the coding sequence ATGGGGAAATATACTAAAATTGGGCACATTGTCCGAATCCATCAGATGCTGAGTGCATGGAGGAAAAAGAAGCCGCTCCGGTCGGATGTGCCGCCCGGACACGTGGCTATGTGCGTGGGGAGCAACGGCAGGAGGTTCGTTGTTCGTACGACGTACCTGAACCACCCAATCTTTAGGCAGTTGCTGAGAGAGGCGGAGGAAGAGTATGGATTCGCCAACCAATCCGGGCCGCTGGCTATTCCTTGCGACGAGTCGGTTTTCGAGGAAATACTCGTGTTCGTGTCCCGAGCTGAGTCTGGCTTGAAGAGAAGCTACCGTGGGAGCATCAGGAGCCAGGATTTTGGTTTCTCACGCATTTGCTTTATGCCTATTGATGTACACATCCGGGTTAATTTGTTTCGGTACAAGGGAGCCATGGCCTGCTGA